From a single bacterium genomic region:
- the mrdA gene encoding penicillin-binding protein 2 translates to MKEKRINSLFTLISIISLVFVARLALLQLVKGSEYKQLAKGNYIKADQIEATRGKIYDRKGIVLADNIPSYTIIVDSGSVSMEEYAALSSLLGKTNPGSTGYTIRKVPFDVICKLDEKREDFPHVRVKAQPLRRYLYKEIFSHPIGYIGEISKEEYKSYSGYRLGASIGKLGIEKEYEGFLKGKDGAILIEVDAKGREIGHLSSVPPEAGNDVWLTLDARLQAFVYNILPDRAACVAMDPTTGEVLVWVSKPGFEPNLFSSGNVSEVWKEISEDPRSPLWDRVKNACYPPASIFKLIACACGIEKGIINPNTHQPIPCKGSIVIGRREYKCWEAHGSLNLMDAIIQSCDVYFYQLGMELGIDPICSKAKKIGFGKKVRIDLPGESDGFIPSVEWYDKKYGKGKWGKGIAANLAVGQGEIMVTPLQILYFISGIATKGVLCTPRLVKKVVNFNGDEIFSSTPRYHNLPLNSETIEILREGMLGVVEGAKGTGILSRVPGIEVAGKTGTAQNPHGEDHAWFVAFAPYDNPRICIVVFVENGGKGGSTAAPISGKVIETYLYGKLGI, encoded by the coding sequence ATGAAAGAGAAGCGTATAAATTCACTTTTTACTTTGATTTCAATAATATCATTGGTTTTTGTAGCGAGGCTTGCCTTACTTCAATTAGTGAAGGGGTCTGAGTATAAGCAGCTTGCAAAAGGAAACTATATAAAAGCTGACCAAATAGAAGCAACGAGAGGTAAAATATATGATAGGAAAGGGATTGTGCTTGCTGATAATATCCCAAGTTATACTATTATTGTAGACTCTGGTTCAGTAAGTATGGAGGAATATGCAGCTCTTTCTTCCCTTTTAGGAAAAACAAACCCTGGATCAACTGGTTATACGATAAGGAAGGTGCCTTTTGATGTTATTTGTAAGCTTGACGAAAAAAGAGAAGACTTTCCACATGTACGTGTGAAAGCCCAGCCTTTAAGAAGGTATCTTTATAAAGAAATCTTTTCTCATCCTATAGGTTATATAGGTGAAATCTCAAAGGAAGAGTACAAGTCTTATTCTGGATATAGATTGGGAGCGTCTATCGGTAAATTAGGCATAGAAAAAGAATATGAGGGATTCTTAAAAGGAAAAGATGGTGCAATACTTATAGAAGTTGATGCAAAAGGACGTGAGATAGGTCATTTATCTTCTGTGCCTCCTGAGGCTGGTAACGATGTATGGCTTACCCTTGATGCAAGGCTTCAAGCATTTGTTTACAACATTTTACCAGATAGAGCAGCTTGTGTAGCAATGGATCCAACTACTGGCGAAGTTCTTGTATGGGTATCAAAACCTGGATTTGAGCCTAACCTTTTCTCATCCGGAAACGTCTCTGAGGTCTGGAAAGAGATTTCAGAAGATCCTCGTTCTCCTCTTTGGGATAGAGTAAAAAATGCATGCTACCCGCCAGCTTCAATTTTTAAACTTATTGCGTGTGCCTGTGGTATTGAAAAGGGGATAATAAATCCTAATACTCACCAACCTATTCCTTGTAAAGGTAGTATCGTAATTGGGAGAAGAGAATACAAGTGCTGGGAGGCACACGGCTCTTTAAATTTAATGGATGCAATTATCCAGTCTTGTGATGTCTATTTCTATCAACTTGGGATGGAACTCGGTATCGACCCTATTTGTAGTAAAGCAAAAAAAATTGGGTTTGGCAAAAAAGTAAGAATAGATTTACCTGGAGAATCTGATGGTTTCATCCCGAGCGTAGAATGGTATGATAAAAAATATGGCAAAGGAAAATGGGGTAAAGGGATAGCAGCAAATCTGGCTGTAGGACAGGGAGAAATAATGGTTACCCCACTCCAAATTTTATATTTTATATCAGGAATTGCTACAAAAGGGGTTTTGTGTACTCCACGGCTTGTTAAGAAAGTAGTAAATTTTAATGGAGATGAGATTTTTTCAAGTACTCCTCGCTACCATAATCTTCCACTAAATTCTGAAACAATAGAAATTTTAAGGGAAGGTATGTTAGGTGTTGTAGAGGGAGCTAAAGGTACGGGTATATTATCACGGGTTCCAGGGATAGAGGTGGCAGGTAAGACGGGGACAGCACAAAATCCTCATGGTGAGGATCACGCTTGGTTTGTTGCTTTTGCTCCCTATGATAATCCACGGATTTGCATAGTAGTATTTGTTGAAAATGGCGGAAAAGGAGGAAGTACAGCTGCTCCTATATCAGGTAAAGTAATTGAGACTTATCTCTATGGGAAATTAGGCATTTAA
- a CDS encoding 3-isopropylmalate dehydratase small subunit, producing MIFKGRVWKFGDNIDTDQIYPGKYLPLTDKQAMALHAMEGVLGAENFIKNVKPGDIIVGGKNFGCGSSREHAVVAIIGKGVSLIIAESFARIFYRNAINLALPVIECVDAKLIEEGDTVLVDTEKCEIVNLDKNERYQLLPLSRLELEIIKKGGLINYLRDVS from the coding sequence ATGATATTCAAAGGAAGGGTTTGGAAATTTGGTGACAATATAGATACTGACCAGATATATCCTGGTAAATATCTGCCCCTTACTGATAAACAAGCTATGGCTCTGCATGCTATGGAAGGTGTTCTGGGAGCAGAGAATTTTATCAAGAATGTAAAACCCGGTGATATAATAGTTGGTGGCAAGAATTTTGGTTGTGGCTCTTCTAGGGAGCATGCAGTTGTAGCAATTATAGGTAAGGGTGTATCTCTTATAATAGCGGAATCGTTTGCCCGTATATTTTACAGAAATGCAATAAATCTTGCGTTACCAGTTATTGAATGTGTAGATGCAAAACTTATAGAAGAAGGGGACACAGTATTAGTTGATACAGAAAAATGTGAAATTGTGAACCTTGATAAAAATGAACGTTATCAATTGCTGCCTTTATCTAGGCTTGAGCTTGAAATCATCAAAAAAGGTGGATTAATTAATTATTTAAGAGACGTAAGTTAG
- a CDS encoding aconitase/3-isopropylmalate dehydratase large subunit family protein, with translation MGSTIIEKILTRASGKTVKVDDRVWASLDLVTMRDFGGPNVILDYENAFGEEPLFDPNRVAITFDLHVPPRDEKVAQNHKLCRDFAAKKGCKLFDVNQGIGQHVLFEHGLVKPWDVIIGSDSHMNLLGVFGAFATGVGTTDIVAGLKYGKLWYRVPPTIKVVVSGKLKEFVGAKDIILYILKNLKTDGAIYRAIEFTGDIIEQMGLAGRITITSMVTELSGKVGFIEPSQEILDFIKEMSNMNINPIHADLDADYEKIFEFDISNLEPQIACPHSPDEVRPVKEVEGTPIDQVFIGSCTNGRYEDLLEAAHILKGKKAKVRLIIVPATMGVAIEALNNGLYEIFLKVGAMLPNPGCSLCTTGHPGILAPGEVMVSTSNRNFIGKLGKGSEVYLCSPAVAAASAIIGKITDPRKL, from the coding sequence ATGGGTAGTACAATTATAGAAAAGATTTTAACCAGAGCCTCTGGTAAAACGGTAAAAGTAGATGATAGAGTTTGGGCATCGCTTGATTTAGTTACAATGCGTGATTTTGGTGGTCCTAATGTCATATTAGACTACGAAAATGCGTTTGGAGAAGAGCCCCTATTTGACCCAAACAGGGTAGCTATAACTTTTGACCTCCATGTACCACCAAGAGATGAGAAAGTAGCCCAGAATCATAAGCTATGTCGTGATTTTGCAGCTAAGAAAGGATGTAAATTATTCGATGTCAATCAAGGAATTGGTCAGCATGTACTTTTTGAGCATGGGTTGGTAAAACCTTGGGATGTGATAATTGGAAGCGACTCGCACATGAATCTTTTAGGAGTATTTGGTGCTTTTGCTACAGGGGTGGGAACTACAGACATTGTTGCAGGGTTAAAATACGGTAAATTATGGTACAGGGTTCCACCTACTATAAAGGTTGTTGTGAGTGGTAAGCTGAAAGAGTTTGTAGGTGCAAAAGATATTATCCTTTATATCCTTAAAAACCTTAAAACTGATGGTGCAATTTATCGTGCAATTGAATTTACTGGCGATATTATTGAACAAATGGGATTAGCTGGAAGGATTACTATTACAAGTATGGTGACAGAGTTATCAGGTAAAGTTGGGTTCATAGAGCCGAGTCAAGAAATTCTTGACTTCATTAAAGAGATGTCAAATATGAATATCAATCCAATTCATGCTGATTTAGATGCTGATTATGAGAAAATCTTTGAGTTTGACATTTCTAATCTTGAACCCCAAATTGCTTGCCCTCATTCACCTGATGAAGTGAGACCTGTAAAAGAAGTAGAGGGCACTCCCATTGACCAGGTATTTATTGGTTCCTGTACCAATGGTAGATATGAAGATTTACTTGAAGCTGCTCACATTCTTAAGGGTAAGAAAGCAAAAGTAAGGTTAATAATTGTTCCAGCAACTATGGGAGTAGCAATTGAGGCATTAAATAATGGGCTTTACGAAATCTTCTTAAAAGTAGGTGCAATGTTACCGAATCCGGGTTGCTCCCTTTGCACAACTGGGCATCCTGGAATTCTTGCCCCAGGGGAAGTAATGGTCTCAACTTCAAATCGTAATTTTATAGGCAAACTTGGTAAGGGGTCAGAGGTTTACCTTTGTTCACCGGCTGTTGCTGCAGCATCTGCAATAATAGGAAAGATAACTGACCCAAGAAAGCTATGA
- a CDS encoding secondary thiamine-phosphate synthase enzyme YjbQ: protein MQVTFTVATTKHQELVDMTYKVMEVVRASKVKDGFCIVYIPHATAGVILNESADPNIKTDFLNAINRAIPEHAGYLHDHIDDNAAAHIKSAIVGSSVTVPVKDGKLELGTWQAIMLCEFDGPRSSRRVIVQVCGSNLQ from the coding sequence ATGCAGGTAACATTTACAGTAGCCACTACGAAACATCAGGAACTTGTAGATATGACTTACAAAGTTATGGAAGTAGTCCGTGCCTCAAAAGTAAAGGATGGGTTTTGTATCGTTTATATTCCTCATGCGACTGCAGGTGTTATTTTAAACGAGAGTGCTGACCCAAATATTAAGACCGACTTCTTAAATGCTATAAATCGTGCTATTCCAGAGCATGCTGGCTATTTACATGACCATATTGATGATAACGCAGCTGCTCATATAAAATCGGCTATAGTAGGGTCGAGTGTAACAGTTCCAGTAAAAGATGGTAAGCTTGAACTTGGCACTTGGCAAGCTATTATGCTTTGTGAATTTGACGGTCCGCGCTCCAGTAGGCGTGTAATTGTTCAAGTTTGTGGTTCTAATTTACAATGA
- the gltX gene encoding glutamate--tRNA ligase, whose product MKPRVRIAPSPTGFLHVGTARTALYNWLFARGEGGKFILRIEDTDVNRSTSTMTDAILESLKWLGLEWDEGPYFQSDRFSIYKKYANLLLKNGACYFCYCTHEELEDRKKKVVAQKGAWKYDRRCLDLSDTQKAEFKKRPKAIRFCVPEMEVNFEDGLHGVLKRSSNDIEDFVILKSDGSPSYNFACVVDDHEFNITHVIRGEDHISNTFKQILLYKAFGWSPPKFIHLPLILGHDRSKLSKRHGAVSVLDYRKDGILPEAFVNFLALLGWSPGGDREILSISELISLFSLDNLSKTNSVFDFKKLEWMNGEYINRLSNEDLFDRLLSFLPTTDSQQLVANKEYGLKVIGILKDRMRKLTDFFALGDYFFKPPVEYDKDGIENYFNHKETQARLSLLKDRLSKLEEFNIESVERTVRELALEFGIKAALLIHPIRLALTGKTVGPSLFHITDILGKDAVIQRLDRAITFLRSATSKCR is encoded by the coding sequence ATGAAACCAAGAGTTAGAATAGCCCCGTCGCCAACTGGTTTTTTGCATGTAGGGACTGCACGTACTGCCCTGTATAACTGGCTTTTTGCAAGAGGAGAAGGCGGCAAGTTTATCCTAAGAATTGAAGATACTGATGTAAATAGGTCAACTTCTACAATGACCGATGCAATATTGGAAAGCTTAAAATGGCTTGGTTTAGAATGGGATGAGGGTCCTTATTTTCAATCTGACAGGTTCTCAATCTACAAGAAATATGCAAATTTACTTCTTAAAAATGGGGCTTGCTACTTTTGCTATTGTACTCATGAAGAGCTTGAAGATAGGAAGAAAAAAGTCGTCGCCCAAAAAGGGGCTTGGAAATACGATAGGAGGTGTCTTGATTTATCCGATACTCAGAAAGCCGAATTCAAAAAAAGACCCAAGGCTATCCGATTCTGTGTTCCGGAAATGGAGGTTAATTTTGAAGATGGTCTGCATGGTGTCCTTAAAAGGAGTTCAAATGACATAGAAGATTTTGTAATCCTAAAATCTGATGGCAGTCCTTCTTATAATTTTGCGTGTGTAGTTGATGACCACGAATTTAATATAACTCATGTAATAAGAGGTGAAGACCACATCTCAAATACTTTTAAGCAAATTCTCCTGTACAAGGCATTTGGTTGGTCGCCTCCCAAATTTATACATCTCCCGTTAATTCTTGGACATGACCGTTCAAAGCTCTCAAAGCGTCATGGTGCTGTCTCAGTCCTTGATTACAGAAAAGACGGTATTTTACCTGAAGCATTTGTAAACTTCCTTGCCCTACTTGGCTGGTCACCTGGTGGAGACAGAGAAATTCTATCTATATCTGAACTTATAAGCTTGTTTTCGCTTGACAACTTGAGTAAAACAAATTCAGTCTTTGACTTTAAGAAACTTGAATGGATGAACGGAGAGTATATAAATAGATTGAGCAATGAAGATTTATTTGATAGACTTTTATCTTTTTTACCTACTACCGATAGCCAGCAACTGGTAGCTAACAAGGAATACGGGTTGAAAGTGATTGGCATTTTAAAAGATAGGATGCGTAAATTGACTGATTTTTTTGCACTTGGCGACTATTTCTTCAAACCCCCAGTTGAATACGACAAAGATGGTATTGAGAATTACTTTAATCATAAGGAGACTCAAGCGAGGCTTTCACTGCTTAAAGATAGGCTTTCAAAGTTAGAAGAATTTAATATAGAATCTGTAGAGCGAACTGTAAGAGAGTTAGCTTTGGAGTTTGGTATAAAAGCGGCGCTACTCATACATCCGATAAGACTTGCTTTAACTGGTAAAACAGTTGGACCGAGTCTTTTTCATATTACTGATATTCTTGGTAAAGATGCAGTAATTCAAAGATTAGATAGGGCAATAACATTTTTAAGAAGTGCGACCTCAAAATGCAGGTAA